The following coding sequences are from one Candidatus Binatia bacterium window:
- a CDS encoding sigma-54 dependent transcriptional regulator yields the protein MTSLTGRILVADDEESIRWVLQTTLAGEGHAVEQVETGDAALDALTRDHFDLALVDIKMPGLDGLALLSKVREAGLTTPIVIITAQNTMINAIEAMKRGAYDYVTKPFDIEEVRLLVQRVLEMRRQATDLTRLEEQTHRRFELGVEIIGKTPAMQEIFKTIGRVAPTDATVLIQGESGTGKELIARAIHSHSPRWSAPFVALNCSAVPRDLLESELFGHERGAFTGATEQRAGMFEVAHGGTLFLDEIADMPLELQAKLLRVVQERELTRIGGREVIKVDCRLIAATNQDLDRAVKQGRFREDLYFRLKVVPILVPPLHQRRGDIPELVNYFIGKINREMGTNVTGISPEARNVLNAHAWPGNVRELENTLVRAAVLAPGPTLMPRDLALATHDAAATAYDDLSLEDVVRLKLKEYFRQTREVELTNLYPLIMEGIERPLIELTLERTQGNQLKAAALLGMNRNTLHKKITQLKIAPKRRSDAD from the coding sequence ATGACAAGTCTGACCGGTCGCATTCTGGTGGCGGACGACGAGGAGTCGATCCGCTGGGTGCTGCAGACGACGCTGGCCGGCGAAGGCCACGCGGTCGAACAAGTGGAAACCGGCGATGCGGCACTGGACGCCCTGACGCGCGACCACTTCGACCTGGCGTTGGTCGATATCAAGATGCCCGGGCTCGATGGCCTGGCGCTGCTATCGAAGGTCCGCGAGGCCGGGTTGACCACGCCGATCGTGATCATCACCGCGCAGAACACCATGATCAATGCCATCGAGGCTATGAAGCGCGGAGCGTATGACTACGTCACCAAGCCGTTCGACATCGAGGAGGTGCGCCTGCTGGTCCAGCGGGTTCTCGAAATGCGGCGCCAAGCGACGGATCTCACCCGCCTCGAGGAGCAGACGCATCGGCGGTTCGAGCTGGGCGTCGAAATCATTGGCAAAACTCCCGCGATGCAGGAGATCTTCAAGACCATCGGACGGGTGGCCCCCACCGATGCCACCGTCTTGATTCAGGGCGAGAGCGGCACGGGCAAGGAACTGATCGCGCGGGCCATCCACTCGCACTCGCCGCGCTGGAGCGCCCCGTTCGTGGCGTTGAACTGCTCGGCGGTCCCTCGCGATCTGCTGGAGAGTGAGCTCTTCGGACACGAGCGCGGGGCGTTCACCGGCGCCACGGAACAGCGCGCCGGCATGTTCGAAGTCGCGCACGGTGGCACCCTGTTCCTGGATGAGATCGCCGACATGCCGCTGGAGTTGCAGGCCAAGCTCCTGCGCGTCGTGCAGGAAAGGGAGCTGACGCGCATCGGCGGCCGCGAGGTCATCAAGGTGGACTGCCGTCTGATTGCCGCCACCAATCAGGACCTCGATCGCGCCGTCAAGCAGGGGCGGTTTCGTGAGGACTTGTACTTCCGGCTGAAGGTCGTGCCCATCCTGGTGCCGCCGCTGCACCAGCGCCGCGGGGACATCCCGGAACTGGTGAACTACTTCATCGGCAAGATCAACCGGGAGATGGGAACCAACGTTACCGGCATCTCGCCGGAGGCGCGCAACGTTCTCAACGCGCATGCGTGGCCCGGCAATGTGCGCGAGCTGGAGAACACGCTCGTGCGTGCTGCCGTGCTTGCCCCCGGCCCGACGCTCATGCCGCGCGATCTGGCGTTGGCGACGCACGATGCCGCCGCGACCGCCTACGATGACCTGTCGTTGGAAGATGTCGTGCGCCTCAAGCTGAAGGAGTATTTCCGCCAAACTCGAGAGGTCGAGTTGACCAATCTGTATCCGCTCATCATGGAAGGCATCGAGCGTCCACTGATCGAGCTGACGTTGGAACGTACCCAGGGCAATCAACTCAAAGCTGCGGCGCTCCTCGGCATGAACAGGAACACGCTGCACAAAAAGATCACCCAACTGAAGATCGCGCCCAAGCGGCGCTCAGACGCGGACTGA
- the thiE gene encoding thiamine phosphate synthase, with amino-acid sequence MFSFPHPLYSIVDTLSDPKLSYVGLAQAMLDAGVRLLQLRVKDQSTGRFVEIARAVKAAADGAQAQLIINDRADIAKLIDAAGVHLGQEDLPVAAAREILGPTRIIGFSTHNVAQAEAASREGIADYIGFGPIYPTTSKQRPDPVQGLDHLRQIRSRVTLPIVAIGGITAKTMPEVLSAGADAVAMISEIVRADDVSTKVRALLELATASQGRAHPIPKG; translated from the coding sequence ATGTTCTCCTTTCCCCACCCTCTTTACTCAATCGTCGATACCTTGAGTGATCCGAAGCTGTCGTACGTCGGGCTGGCGCAGGCGATGCTCGATGCGGGGGTGCGCCTCCTGCAGTTGCGGGTGAAAGATCAGTCTACGGGCCGCTTTGTCGAGATCGCGCGCGCGGTGAAGGCAGCCGCCGATGGCGCTCAGGCGCAGCTCATCATCAACGACCGGGCCGACATCGCCAAGCTCATCGATGCCGCCGGAGTCCATCTCGGCCAGGAAGACCTGCCGGTCGCCGCGGCGCGCGAGATCCTCGGGCCGACCAGGATAATCGGCTTCTCGACCCACAATGTGGCCCAAGCCGAAGCCGCGTCGCGAGAGGGCATCGCCGACTACATCGGCTTCGGCCCGATCTACCCGACCACCAGCAAGCAGCGTCCCGACCCGGTGCAGGGATTAGACCACCTGCGTCAGATCCGCAGCCGCGTCACGCTCCCGATCGTCGCCATCGGCGGCATCACGGCCAAGACGATGCCTGAGGTCCTGTCCGCCGGCGCCGACGCCGTGGCGATGATCAGTGAGATCGTGCGCGCGGATGACGTCAGCACCAAGGTCCGCGCGTTGCTGGAGCTTGCGACCGCAAGCCAAGGGCGCGCCCACCCCATCCCGAAGGGATGA
- a CDS encoding acyl-CoA dehydrogenase family protein: protein MDFTLNEDQQAISDLAGRILGEQLPPERLTAIEAQPDWFAADIWAELAGAQLLGAPLREDVGGAGFGIVEACLVLEQIGRTVAPLPYLATVILGAMPIDAFGSAEQRRRYLPAVIDGSLILTAALVETGNVFVPALPATVATRDGDGWRLDGEKHFVSAAHLAGRMLVPARTGAGSVGVFLVDPKAAGVALDRVQTTALEPQFVVTLSGAKVGAGDVLGHPAQGGAIVDWLAQRAIAGLCSMQAGVCDAALRLTAKHVSEREQFGVKIATFQAVAQRAADAYIDTEAVTLTARQAAWRLAAKLPADEALSVAKFWAAEGGQRVVHAAQHLHGGIGVDTAYPLHRYFRWTKQIELTLGGAMVHLARLGARIAARPPGLA from the coding sequence ATGGATTTCACACTCAACGAAGATCAGCAGGCAATCAGCGACCTGGCGGGCCGGATCCTGGGCGAGCAGCTCCCGCCCGAACGGCTGACTGCCATCGAGGCACAACCGGACTGGTTTGCCGCCGACATTTGGGCGGAACTGGCAGGGGCACAGCTGCTCGGTGCGCCGTTGCGGGAGGACGTCGGCGGAGCCGGCTTCGGCATAGTCGAGGCCTGTCTCGTGCTCGAACAGATCGGCCGCACCGTTGCGCCCCTCCCGTATCTCGCCACCGTGATCCTCGGGGCGATGCCCATCGATGCATTCGGCTCGGCCGAGCAGCGCCGCCGCTACCTCCCCGCTGTCATCGACGGCTCGCTCATTCTCACTGCGGCGCTCGTCGAAACGGGCAATGTATTCGTCCCAGCGTTGCCGGCAACCGTCGCCACCCGCGACGGTGACGGCTGGCGCCTCGACGGCGAGAAGCATTTCGTCTCGGCGGCGCACCTTGCCGGACGCATGCTGGTGCCGGCGCGCACCGGCGCCGGCAGCGTCGGTGTGTTCCTCGTCGACCCGAAGGCGGCCGGTGTCGCGCTCGATCGCGTTCAGACGACGGCCCTGGAACCGCAGTTCGTGGTGACCTTGTCCGGAGCGAAGGTCGGTGCCGGCGACGTGCTGGGCCACCCAGCGCAGGGCGGTGCCATTGTCGACTGGCTGGCGCAGCGCGCCATTGCCGGGCTGTGCAGCATGCAAGCCGGCGTATGCGACGCGGCGCTGCGCCTCACGGCCAAGCACGTCTCCGAACGCGAACAGTTCGGCGTGAAGATCGCAACCTTTCAAGCGGTCGCGCAGCGCGCCGCCGACGCGTACATCGACACCGAGGCGGTTACGTTGACGGCGCGCCAAGCCGCGTGGCGGCTGGCGGCGAAGCTACCGGCCGACGAGGCGCTCTCGGTCGCCAAGTTCTGGGCGGCGGAGGGTGGCCAGCGGGTCGTCCACGCGGCGCAGCATCTGCACGGCGGCATCGGCGTCGATACCGCCTACCCGCTGCATCGCTACTTCCGTTGGACGAAGCAGATCGAGCTCACGCTGGGCGGAGCAATGGTCCACCTGGCCCGGCTCGGCGCCCGCATTGCGGCGCGGCCGCCTGGGCTGGCGTAG
- a CDS encoding ATP-binding protein, translated as MLAARHKRKNPQPPAAAARVAPDPLENVLASLADAVVLTDDNDRITMFNQAAEALTGLAEAQVLQRPCTDVFASTPVLAAMVRRTRTLAQNQSCGEESLSTRQGTVPVRVSCSPIWGPEGQIQGAALVIQDLSYQKKLEDESRRNETLARLGGLVAGLAHEVKNPLGGIKGAAQLLAQRFADQPEIGEYTGVMIREIDRLSRLVEQLLTLGTPPAPKLDPVNIHKVLHEVLAIMATELSAKHVGVRLRIDPSLPDVRGEEAQLTHVFLNLVKNALEAMPDGGALTVTTRMETDFYIRRGSTQAAVGGEAGYGGSDDARRGLGKFLRVELADTGPGFEAAELERVFEPFFTTKPRGSGLGLAICERIIAAHGGDIHAENGRSGGAVVTVTLPVVS; from the coding sequence ATGCTGGCGGCGAGGCACAAGAGAAAGAATCCGCAGCCTCCGGCTGCGGCGGCGCGGGTGGCCCCGGACCCACTGGAGAATGTGCTGGCGAGTCTGGCGGATGCGGTGGTTCTCACCGACGACAACGATCGCATTACGATGTTCAACCAGGCCGCCGAAGCACTGACCGGCTTGGCCGAAGCGCAGGTGCTGCAGCGGCCGTGCACCGACGTCTTCGCATCCACGCCGGTGCTTGCGGCGATGGTGCGGCGCACGCGGACCCTGGCGCAAAATCAGTCGTGCGGCGAGGAGAGCTTGTCCACGCGCCAGGGAACCGTGCCGGTGCGCGTCAGCTGCTCGCCCATATGGGGACCAGAGGGCCAGATCCAGGGTGCGGCGCTGGTGATCCAGGACCTCAGTTACCAAAAGAAGCTCGAGGACGAATCCCGCCGCAATGAGACGTTGGCGCGCCTGGGAGGGCTCGTCGCCGGTCTGGCGCATGAGGTGAAGAACCCGCTCGGCGGCATCAAAGGTGCGGCGCAACTGCTCGCCCAACGCTTCGCCGATCAGCCGGAGATCGGGGAATACACCGGTGTCATGATCCGCGAGATCGACCGTCTGAGCCGGCTGGTCGAGCAGTTGCTCACCCTCGGCACACCTCCCGCTCCGAAGCTGGATCCGGTAAACATTCACAAGGTGTTGCACGAGGTGCTGGCGATCATGGCGACCGAGCTGAGTGCGAAGCACGTCGGCGTCCGCCTCCGGATCGATCCGAGCCTGCCCGACGTGCGCGGCGAAGAGGCCCAGCTGACACACGTGTTCTTGAACCTGGTGAAGAATGCGCTGGAGGCTATGCCAGATGGCGGCGCCCTTACCGTGACCACGCGGATGGAGACCGATTTCTACATCCGGCGCGGCAGCACTCAGGCTGCCGTTGGCGGGGAAGCGGGGTACGGTGGTTCCGATGATGCGCGCAGAGGTCTGGGGAAGTTTTTACGTGTGGAGCTTGCCGACACCGGACCCGGTTTCGAGGCGGCGGAATTGGAACGGGTCTTCGAACCGTTTTTCACCACCAAGCCGCGCGGCAGCGGCCTTGGCCTGGCCATCTGCGAGCGCATCATTGCCGCACACGGGGGAGACATCCATGCAGAAAACGGGCGCAGTGGCGGTGCCGTGGTGACCGTGACGTTGCCGGTGGTCTCATGA